A genomic stretch from Pochonia chlamydosporia 170 chromosome 4, whole genome shotgun sequence includes:
- a CDS encoding mitochondrial carnitine/acylcarnitine carrier protein (similar to Metarhizium acridum CQMa 102 XP_007810976.1) yields MATLEVEEIQGGGLQTAKDLFSGAVGGVAQVLIGQPFDIVKVRLQTTNQYSGALHAATSIYKNEGALAFYKGTLTPLLGIGACVSIQFGAFHAARRWFEARNAANPTLKVSDLSYGQYFAAGAFAGVSNAVLSTPIEHIRIRLQSQPHGDARLYNGPIDCVRKLSAHQGVLSGIYRGSAVTIYREATAYGAWFTAFEYLMNQDAARNKIDRKEIPAWKIAFYGGLAGEALWLASYPFDVIKSKMQTDGFGANQKYPTMRSCFAATWREGGFKGFWRGIWPTLFRAMPVSAGTFAVVEMTMRAIN; encoded by the exons ATGGCGACACTCGAAGTTGAGGAGATTCAGGGCGGCGGACTACAGACCGCTAAGGATTTGTTCTCAGGTGCTGTGGGAGGAGTCGCCCAGGTTCTGATCG GCCAACCCTTTGACATCGTCAAAGTTCGACTTCAGACTACCAACCAATACTCCGGTGCGCTCCACGCCGCTACCTCAATCTACAAGAACGAAGGTGCCTTGGCTTTTTACAAGGGAACGCTCACCCCTCTTCTGGGAATCGGTGCATGCGTCTCAATTCAATTCGGTGCCTTTCACGCCGCACGCCGCTGGTTTGAGGCTCGAAACGCGGCCAACCCTACCCTCAAGGTTAGCGACCTCAGCTACGGGCAGTACTTTGCCGCCGGTGCCTTCGCCGGTGTCTCCAACGCAGTCCTGTCCACGCCCATCGAGCACATCCGTATCCGGCTACAAAGCCAGCCTCACGGCGATGCACGTCTGTACAACGGCCCCATTGACTGCGTTCGCAAGTTGAGCGCCCACCAAGGCGTTCTCAGCGGAATCTACCGCGGCTCAGCCGTCACCATCTACCGTGAGGCCACCGCCTACGGAGCATGGTTCACCGCATTCGAGTACCTCATGAACCAAGACGCCGCCCGTAACAAGATCGATCGCAAGGAAATTCCGGCATGGAAGATTGCCTTTTACggtggtctggctggtgaagCCCTCTGGCTCGCCAGCTACCCCTTCGATGTCATCAAGAGCAAGATGCAAACTGACGGATTTGGCGCCAACCAAAAATACCCGACCATGCGTAGCTGCTTTGCTGCTACCTGGCGAGAAGGCGGCTTCAAGGGCTTCTGGAGGGGCATCTGGCCTACACTTTTCCGTGCCATGCCCGTGAGCGCTGGCACCTTTGCCGTTGTTGAGATGACCATGAGGGCCATCAACTAG
- a CDS encoding class I alpha-mannosidase 1A (similar to Talaromyces marneffei ATCC 18224 XP_002147499.1) → MPRRRYRLFTVFAVVIVILLYRVLQNSWEAQQPRPVVGVEQTKVSPKVPPSNHDAPVGPPKEQIPLKDENKGKPTTDRIAQKVDSEGSVGAKKPLQEGDDAGDEAKKGDSSKDAQIKEPSVGTLPEIDSTSTSGIKTNKIQNEEVPLQKPPTDSKSDETTSVLSPKPTKVHWVKPKEHFPLPKESIITLPTGTAKKIPRIQHVFFPEAEGPKKKRLQRQAMVKEEIRRSWAGYRKYAWMHDELTPVTNRSRDPFCGWAATLVDSLDTLWIAGLKDEFDEAAKAAKSIDFTYTNRFEIPVFETTIRYLGGLIAAFDVSGGASGGYGFLLDKAVELAEILMGIFDTPNRMPLLFYQWRPESTSEPHRAGRVGMAELATLSMEFTRLAQLTAQHKYYDAIDRITNGLIELQKRGTTMPGLFPENLDISGCNRTATNERDAMSRAAKAQVDSEKDLDEPEGYVGGSSAKDSSHAEKGKNLDDRLERRAPPPPQQKDVDAALSSVKPSRAKAQSKSQIPLRADGSESEWDCVPQGFVPSGFGYESYHMGGGQDSAYEYFGKEYLLLGGKEPKYQKLYEDAIDSINRHLLFRPMVQGDWDIIFPAKVGLKPDGASPDVDYEVTHLTCFIGGMYALGGKLFGREKDVEYAKKFTNGCVWAYQSTATGVMPEYGQVVPCPSFEKCSFNESLWWQQLDPMFDRRDQQVLDWEKDESERERTNKEEAERQKAELGKENSTREDASSDEANKGHTSSQDSSNANSASSSTTDKSNSLEKRSPLSVEPENVGFISSDGTSSQSTSSKKSTADDDGPSKKGKSDESGDSARKQKSSAEPTLKIPVLKEEYHSRPKAPSIPPNRAHGSGWSSKPLTHKEYVQEKIKDGMPPGYKSVGSTKYILRPEAIESVWYMYRITGDSSWMEKGWAMFEATMEATRAPQANSAIDNVLLKDHILLNEMESFWLAETLKYYYLLFSGPDVISLDEWVLNTEAHPFKL, encoded by the exons ATGCCGAGGAGACGGTATAGACTGTTCACGGTCTTTGCCGTAGTCATTGTTATTTTATTATATCGTGTGTTGCAAAACTCTTGGGAAGCGCAACAGCCACGACCTGTTGTCGGTGTTGAACAGACAAAGGTGTCGCCCAAGGTTCCACCGTCAAATCACGATGCGCCCGTTGGACCCCCGAAAGAGCAAATCCCATTGAAAGACGAGAACAAAGGGAAACCGACGACCGATCGCATCGCCCAGAAGGTAGACAGTGAAGGCTCTGTCGGTGCCAAGAAACCCTTGCAGGAAGGCGACGATGCCGGCGATGAAGCGAAGAAAGGGGACTCGTCTAAAGATGCTCAAATTAAGGAGCCCAGCGTTGGCACCTTGCCAGAAATAGATTCGACGTCAACATCCGGCATTAAAACGAACAAAATCCAAAATGAGGAGGTCCCTTTGCAGAAACCCCCAACCGACAGCAAATCCGACGAAACTACAAGTGTTCTATCTCCTAAGCCAACTAAAGTGCACTGGGTGAAGCCCAAAGAGCATTTCCCGCTTCCTAAGGAGAGCATCATTACTCTGCCGACTGGCACTGCGAAAAAGATACCCCGGATTCAACATGTCTTCTTCCCCGAGGCTGAGGGCCCCAAAAAGAAGCGCCTCCAAAGACAGGCCATGGTTAAGGAAGAAATTCGGCGATCATGGGCCGGGTATAGAAAGTATGCGTGGATGCATGACGAATTAACGCCTGTTACCAATCGTTCCCGAGATCCTTTCTGTGGTTGGGCTGCTACGTTGGTTGATTCTCTCGACACCCTCTGGATTGCCGGTTTGAAGGACGAGTTCGACGAAGCCGCAAAGGCGGCCAAAAGCATTGATTTTACCTATACTAACCGTTTCGAAATTCCCGTTTTTGAAACTACCATCCGATATCTGGGCGGCCTCATAGCAGCCTTTGATGTCAGCGGCGGTGCATCAGGGGGTTACGGCTTCCTCCTAGACAAAGCAGTCGAGCTTGCCGAAATTTTAATGGGCATTTTCGACACTCCAAACAGAATGCCACTCTTATTCTACCAGTGGAGACCCGAGTCTACCTCGGAGCCTCACCGAGCTGGCCGAGTCGGCATGGCAGAGTTGGCAACTCTTTCCATGGAATTTACTCGCTTGGCTCAGCTAACAGCGCAACACAAGTACTACGATGCGATTGATCGCATCACAAATGGACTCATCGAACTGCAAAAGAGAGGCACAACGATGCCTGGGCTTTTCCCTGAGAATCTGGATATTTCCGGTTGTAACAGAACCGCCACAAACGAGCGAGACGCCATGAGCAGGGCAGCCAAGGCTCAGGTGGATTCAGAGAAAGATTTGGACGAACCCGAAGGATATGTTGGAGGCAGCAGTGCTAAAGACTCCAGTCATGCTGAAAAGGGAAAGAACCTTGACGACCGCCTTGAGCGTCgggctcctcctcctccacaacaaaaggatgttgatgctgctcTATCATCTGTAAAGCCAAGCAGAGCAAAAGCTCAATCAAAGTCGCAAATCCCTCTAAGAGCAGACGGAAGCGAGTCAGAGTGGGATTGTGTTCCCCAGGGGTTTGTACCGTCGGGCTTCGGCTACGAAAGCTATCACATGGGCGGTGGGCAAGATTCAGCGTACGAGTATTTCGGCAAG GAATACTTGTTGCTAGGCGGGAAAGAACCAAAGTACCAAAAGTTGTACGAGGATGCCAttgacagcatcaacagGCATCTGCTCTTCCGGCCAATGGTTCAAGGGGACTGGGACATCATTTTTCCAGCTAAGGTAGGACTGAAACCTGATGGTGCGTCCCCAGACGTCGACTACGAAGTCACTCACTTGACCTGTTTCATTGGCGGCATGTACGCCCTTGGCGGAAAGCTCTTTGGCCGTGAAAAAGACGTTGAGTATGCTAAGAAGTTCACCAATGGCTGTGTCTGGGCATACCAATCCACAGCTACCGGAGTCATGCCCGAGTACGGACAAGTTGTTCCCTGCCCAAGTTTTGAAAAGTGCAGCTTCAACGAATCTCTGTGGTGGCAGCAACTCGACCCAATGTTTGACAGACGAGATCAGCAAGTCCTTGATTGGGAGAAGGACGAATCAGAGCGCGAGCGAACCAACAAGGAGGAAGCTGAGCGCCAAAAGGCAGAATTGGGGAAGGAAAACTCGACTCGAGAAGATGCATCATCCGACGAAGCCAACAAGGGTCACACTTCTTCGCAAGACAgcagcaacgccaactcaGCGTCTTCTTCCACTACGGATAAGTCTAATTCATTGGAAAAGAGAAGCCCATTGTCTGTCGAGCCTGAAAATGTCGGTTTCATATCTTCAGATGGGACGAGCTCACagagcaccagcagcaaaaagaGCACCGCTGATGACGATGGTCCGTCCAAAAAGGGCAAGTCAGATGAATCCGGGGATTCTGCCCGGAAGCAAAAGTCCTCCGCCGAGCCGACCCTCAAAATTCCTGTTTTGAAGGAGGAGTACCACTCTCGGCCGAAAGCGCCGAGCATCCCTCCAAACCGTGCCCATGGTTCTGGGTGGTCATCAAAGCCACTGACGCACAAAGAGTATGTGCAAGAAAAGATCAAGGATGGTATGCCCCCTGGCTACAAGTCGGTTGGATCTACAAAGTATATTCTTCG ACCGGAAGCCATAGAATCAGTCTGGTACATGTATCGTATCACGGGCGATTCAAGTTGGATGGAGAAAGGCTGGGCCATGTTTGAAGCCACCATGGAGGCAACCCGCGCACCTCAAGCCAACAGCGCCATTGACAATGTCCTCCTCAAGGACCATATCCTTCTTAACGAGATGGAAAGCTTTTGGCTCGCAGAGACTTTGAAGTACTATTACCTGCTGTTTTCTGGCCCTGACGTCATCAGCCTGGACGAATGGGTTCTCAACACGGAAGCGCATCCTTTCAAACTGTAG
- a CDS encoding RINT-1 family protein (similar to Verticillium alfalfae VaMs.102 XP_003005683.1) produces MALSHAESGQSLDLRVEDFLDDKLQSTADLDTLDELLSNVETQRNQLQSQLDDAIKELEKARNITDDRNESLQKQIDEFNELQTSIDTRVQIAAASDAPSEAIARLQQPMKKLQNVELAQKYLTLLQDVETLRAQARSHLPDSPKAALEPYARLKGLALKLRTLSGNEELHLVGHVESVTDSLWNEMKRTMSTELETVLAKRHWPKVDPHSEMDDEWMACIEKLIDLQMPEIVHSSTIVPLLPFDVMTAIFVAEFRFHFMSDKPTSNPQSIGTHCFPWFVTTIEKWEDFFRDNLGHLLAAKFHDTKVAEETVYLDPVSALITSMLPIMREKIHAVADDAVKNPSFLSSFISQLMSFDDNIRLRFNYDGGDGDKGWSGLTGEILADHFDAWFKVEREITLERFESILESLDGRKIDYDYSVTGKMKPTFAAVRITYLLRSVTGKYDRLRKLKHKIKFLTDIQLDVLDAYHDRLRGSLEAYQSITSTLGRTLHGASKDQLAALEGTGAFETLCKVIGSSDHIANILTEWSDEEFFVVLWEDLQARDRQQSKRNSAASGIEPESILGRVPSNLGDNGNNDSGIFDETVSAYTSRRKAAEQLLINALADSHAKAFRAYINKVQWTTVGDAAVLDDPSQLSITPELDEPLRIMQRNFEYLVKTLSTASFRRVWHEALNKLQDLLWSSVLLKQSFTTLGAAQFAHDGGAIFSLVEGYIPGGSGPLDSLREGMQLLNLPTAASADNPDGSTSGLLTLKEASDRAFTNNDEARKVLEDLGLEVLTPVNARYILQRRVENNENIGW; encoded by the exons atggcGCTTTCTCATGCTGAGTCGGGACAGTCTCTCGATCTTCGGGTTGAAGACTTCCTAGACGACAAACTTCAATCAACTGCCGACCTTGACACACTCGACGAATTACTCTCCAACGTCGAGACGCAGCGGAACCAGCTGCAGTCCCAACTCGACGATGCTATCAAAGAGCTCGAAAAGGCCCGCAATATTACCGATGATCGGAATGAATCGTTGCAAAAGCAGATAGACGAGTTCAACGAACTACAAACAAGCATTGATACACGAGTCCAGATCGCAGCCGCGTCCGACGCGCCAAGCGAAGCAATTGCTAGACTTCAGCAaccgatgaagaagcttcaaaatgtcgaACTAGCCCAGAAATACTTGACTCTTTTGCAGGATGTCGAAACACTCCGCGCTCAGGCTCGATCGCATCTCCCAGATAGCCCCAAGGCCGCCCTCGAACCATACGCAAGGTTGAAGGGGCTGGCACTCAAGTTGAGAACCTTGTCGGGCAACGAGGAGCTGCACTTGGTAGGCCATGTCGAATCAGTGACTGATTCTCTATGGAATGAGATGAAGAGAACCATGTCAACAGAGTTGGAAACTGTTCTGGCTAAACGACACTGGCCAAAGGTCGATCCTCATTCTGAAATGGACGACGAGTGGATGGCTTGTATTGAGAAACTAATCGATCTGCAAATGCCTGAAATTGTGCATAGCAGCACTATCGTGCCTCTTCTACCGTTCGACGTCATGACTGCCATATTTGTCGCTGAATTCCGCTTCCACTTCATGAGCGACAAGCCTACGAGCAACCCGCAGTCCATTGGCACGCATTGTTTCCCCTGGTTCGTGACAACCATTGAGAAATGGGAAGACTTCTTTCGCGACAACCTAGGACATCTCCTCGCCGCCAAGTTTCACGACACAAAAGTCGCCGAGGAGACGGTGTACCTGGATCCCGTGTCCGCTCTAATCACCTCCATGCTCCCCATCATGAGGGAGAAGATACATGCGGTTGCGGATGACGCAGTCAAGAATCCTTCCTTTTTGAGCTCGTTTATATCACAACTTATGTCATTCGATGACAACATTCGCCTGAGATTCAATTATGAcggtggcgatggtgatAAGGGGTGGAGTGGCCTGACTGGGGAAATCCTAGCCGACCACTTTGACGCCTGGTTTAAAGTAGAACGAGAAATCACCCTCGAACGCTTTGAAAGCATCTTGGAGTCCCTCGATGGCCGAAAGATCGACTACGACTATTCCGTCACGGGAAAAATGAAGCCGACGTTTGCAGCTGTTCGCATTACTTATCTCCTGAGAAGTGTTACGGGAAAATACGACCGTTTACGCAAACTCAAACACAAAATCAAGTTTCTTACCGATATTCAGCTCGATGTACTGGATGCCTATCATGATCGCCTGCGAGGGTCTCTGGAAGCATACCAATCTATCACATCGACACTCGGGCGTACCCTTCACGGCGCTTCTAAAGACCAACTTGCGGCTTTGGAGGGGACAGGCGCGTTCGAGACGCTGTGCAAGGTGATTGGCAGCTCTGATCATATCGCTAACATTCTCACAGAATGGAGTGACGAAGAG TTTTTCGTTGTGCTATGGGAAGATCTCCAGGCTCGAGACAGGCAACAAAGTAAACGAAACAGTGCCGCTAGTGGTATCGAACCAGAGAGCATCCTGGGTCGCGTCCCGAGCAACCTGGGCGACAACGGAAATAATGACAGCGGCATCTTTGATGAGACTGTATCAGCGTACACGTCCCGCCGCAAAGCAGCAGAGCAACTTCTTATCAATGCACTGGCGGATTCTCACGCCAAGGCATTCCGCGCATACATCAATAAGGTTCAGTGGACCACTGTTGGCGACGCCGCAGTCTTGG ACGACCCCTCCCAACTATCTATCACGCCAGAGTTGGATGAACCGCTGCGCATCATGCAGCGCAACTTTGAATACCTCGTCAAAACACTGTCGACAGCCTCCTTCCGACGAGTATGGCACGAAGCcctcaacaagcttcagGACCTCCTCTGGAGCAGCGTCCTCCTAAAGCAGTCATTTACGACCCTTGGCGCCGCACAATTCGCCCACGACGGAGGAGCCATATTTTCTCTCGTGGAGGGCTACATCCCCGGTGGTTCGGGGCCGCTGGACTCGCTGCGCGAAGGGATGCAGTTGCTGAACTTGCCCACGGCGGCGTCCGCCGACAACCCCGACGGCAGCACTTCTGGACTTCTCACGTTGAAGGAGGCTAGTGACAGGGCATTTACGAATAATGATGAAGCGCGTAAGGTATTGGAAGACTTGGGATTAGAAGTCTTGACACCAGTGAATGCGAGATATATTCTGCAGCGAAGGGTAGAGAATAACGAGAATATCGGGTGGTAG
- a CDS encoding membrane fusion mating protein FIG1 (similar to Metarhizium robertsii ARSEF 23 XP_007820872.1): MASGSSSSSSRPRPRFQLGWQRFIPFLGYHHVLMILIAVAIILLSLLLAGCSSSSPLIPDIFLLSLYYQKYQPTPDTAQVDYNAYTAIANIAGGASLQARVGYFGICVNPDGGSWLCSNNATALAKEVSVDQDPLNLIWLAGQFKDMIVFPYLIIIAIIFAFLCLLLLATFPGWHEEEDSEGSEREVKPFPSRAVSQIALAIIFISSIFILVSVLWQHTASVAASVIAQDFGNGSVKSGVGTSAMVLGWFSFTLLIIVTIGLLVMILSMRVLGQLMRD, encoded by the exons ATGGCGAGCGGAAGCAGCAGCTCAAGCTCACGCCCAAGGCCGAGGTTTCAACTCGGCTGGCAACGGTTCATACCGTTTCTGGGTTATCACCATGTGTTGATGATCTTGATTGCCGTTGCCATTATCTTGCTATCGTTACTGCTAGCAGGTtgttcatcgtcatcaccgCTTATCCCggacatcttcctcctctcgcTATACTACCAGAAGTATCAGCCTACGCCCGACACAGCGCAGGTAGACTACAACGCCTAcactgccattgccaatATTGCCGGTGGTGCTAGTCTGCAGGCCCGAGTTGGCTACTTTGGTATCTGTGTTAATCCCGACGGTGGCTCATGGCTGTGCAGTAACAATGCCACGGCTCTGGCCAAGGAGGTATCTGTTGATCAGGATCCGCTCAACTTGATCTGGCTCGCTGGCCAGTTCAAGGATATGATTGTGTTTCCATACCTGAT TATtattgccatcatcttcgcctTTCTCTGCCTTCTCTTGTTGGCCACGTTTCCTGGCTGGCACGAGGAGGAAGACTCTGAAGGTTCCGAACGCGAAGTCAAGCCCTTCCCTTCCCGAGCTGTCTCGCAAATCGCactcgccatcatcttcatctcgtccATCTTTATCCTGGTGTCCGTCCTGTGGCAACATACTGCGTCCGTAGCAGCGTCCGTCATCGCCCAAgactttggcaacggctCCGTAAAGAGTGGCGTGGGAACCAGCGCCATGGTACTGGGTTGGTTCTCGTTCACATTGCTCATCATTGTCACAATTGGTCTCCTCGTCATGATATTGAGTATGCGCGTCCTAGGGCAGCTGATGCGGGACTAA